The Methanolacinia petrolearia DSM 11571 genome has a segment encoding these proteins:
- a CDS encoding DUF2115 domain-containing protein — protein sequence MNGQKIIDQCLIFESQDTRGDLGKAIAEAVSGYSPGDLKKIQWNFSGRIRNINPLYRSKLERTVNGHLSETWEKIRIMNQQGSFSPMKEPLPEDAKQFWNIAAAECSSGEPEKDRIRFLKYLLAGFCIFVMNVPPHPVGMPFPGGDKVQLIDGIYYCPVREKSGDVDSALCPFCPARQTPEIGYLKPPRDGNTRRKQEFIKDTYEHHHFNG from the coding sequence TCTAGGAAAAGCGATAGCCGAAGCTGTATCCGGTTATTCTCCCGGAGATCTCAAAAAGATACAATGGAATTTCTCTGGCAGGATCCGGAATATAAATCCTCTCTACCGGAGCAAGCTTGAAAGGACTGTCAACGGCCATCTAAGTGAAACATGGGAGAAGATCAGAATCATGAACCAGCAGGGATCTTTTTCTCCGATGAAAGAGCCGCTGCCGGAAGATGCAAAACAGTTCTGGAATATAGCCGCGGCAGAATGCTCTTCAGGAGAACCTGAAAAAGACAGAATCAGATTTCTCAAATACCTTCTTGCAGGTTTCTGCATCTTCGTCATGAACGTTCCACCCCATCCAGTCGGAATGCCCTTTCCCGGCGGAGACAAGGTTCAGCTGATCGACGGAATATACTACTGCCCGGTCAGGGAAAAGTCAGGCGATGTCGATTCCGCTTTATGCCCGTTCTGTCCGGCCCGGCAGACGCCGGAGATCGGGTACCTGAAACCTCCCCGGGACGGAAACACCCGCAGAAAGCAGGAATTCATCAAAGATACATACGAACATCATCACTTCAACGGGTGA